The nucleotide sequence CGGAGAACCCGGTGCCCCAGCACTACTGCGACGTCGCCTACGCGTTGCAGGTCACCCTGGAAGAAGCCGGACTGCACATCGCGCGCTGGCTGCAGCGGGAAACCGGATCGCGGCGGCTGTGCGTCGCGGGCGGCGTCGCGCTGAACAGCGTGATGAACGGGCGGATCCTGCTGGAGACCCCGTTCGAGGACTTCTTCGCCCAGCCCGCGGCCGCCGACGACGGCTGCGCGCTCGGCTCGGCACTGGAGGTGTCGGTCGGCGAATACGGCAAGCCGCGTCCCCGTGACGGCTACACCTACACCGGCCCCGACTACTCCGAGGCGGAGATGGAACTGGCGCTGCAGGACGCCGGGGTCCGCTACACCAAGGTCGAGGACATCGCCGCGCACACGGCGAAGAAGATCTCCGAGGGCAAGATCATCGGCTGGGTGCAGGGGCGGATGGAATGCGGGCCGCGTGCGCTCGGCAACCGTTCGCTGGTCGCCGACCCGCGCGACCCCGACTCCAAGACGCGGATGAACGAGAAGGTCAAGCACCGCGAGGCCTTCCGGCCGTTCGCGCCGTCGTGCCTGGCGGAACGCGCGGGCGACTGGTTCGTCAGCGACTACCCGTCGCCGGTCATGCTGCTGGTGTTCGACGTCCTGCCGGACAAACGCGACGAGGTCCCGGCCATCACCCACGTCGACGGCACCGCCCGCGTGCAGACGGTGACCGAATCCGACAACCCGTTGTACTACCGGATGATCAGCGAGTTCGAGAAGCTCACCGGCGTGCCGATGGTGGTCAACACCTCGTTCAACGACAACAACGAACCGATCGTCGCCAGCCCGGCCGACGCGGTCGCCTGCTACCTGAAGACCGACGTCGACGCCCTCGCCCTCGGGCCGTTCTGGGCAGAGAAGGACGACCTGTGACCGCGACCTTGCCCGACACCGACGGCTGGATTCCCGCGCTCTACCGGCGGCGGAAGTGGCTGTGGCTGGTGCCCGCCGTCCCGGCCGTGGTGACCACGCTGCTGATCATGGTGATCCTGCCGCCGGACCAGACGCTGGACAACGTCGTCGACTGGGCCTTCAAGCTGTGCCCGTTCGTGTTCGCGGTCGCCACGGTGGCGCTCTTCCCGCGTACCAAATGGGGTCCCGCGCTGATCGTGCTCGCGGTGTTCGTCTACATGTCCTATTTGGACACCGAACTGATCATGCGGATCCAGGCGTTCGCCAGGAACGCCGCCACCGACGAGAACGCCTTCCAACCGGTGTACCAGTTCGAACTGTTCATCGTGACGTTCATCGTCCTGTTCGGGCTGATGGCGTACCGCCTGGGCGGCGGCCGGACGGCGAACGTGCTCAAGACCGGGATCGCGGCGATCCTCGTGGTGATCTCGGGTGCGAACGATCTGACGTTCTGGGCACTCAACGACGTCTGGGCCGCGGGGACGAAACCGACCGAGCTCAAATGGGCGTCGCATATGATCGTGTTCCTCGGCGGACCGCCGAGCGTTCCGGTCGCGGTGATGTTCATGCTGGTCCACCTGGTGCTGGCGGCGATCGTGGTGGCGCTGCCGGTCGGCCGGTGGGTCGACCGGGCGCTGGGACTCAGGTGAGCCGGCGCACCAGGCCGTCGGCCAGCAACCGTCCCCGGTCGGTCAGCACGGCACGGCCCTGACCGTCCAAAGCGGACTGATCCAGCAGTCCTTCGGCGGCGGCGGCGCGGGCTTCGGCCCGGCCGTCGTCGTCGAGGGCGTCGAGCGGAAGCCCTTCGGAAAGCCGGAGTTCCAGCATCACGCGTTCCAGGTGCCGGTCCTCGTCGGTCAGCAGTTCTCGGCCTGCGGCGGGCGACTCACCGGCCGCGAGGGACGCGGCGTAACGGGCCGGGTGCTTGACGTTCCACCACCGGACGCCGCCGACGTGGCTGTGTGCGCCCGGCCCGGCGCCCCACCAGTCGCCGCCGCGCCAGTAGCCGATGTTGTGCCGGCAGCGGGCTTCCTCCGAGGTCGCCCAGTTGGACACCTCGTACCAGCGCAATCCCGCCGAGGCGAGGACGCGATCGATCATCTCGTAGTCGGTGGCCAGCACGTCGTCGTCGGGCGCGGGCAGTTCGCCGCGGCGGATGCGGCGGGCGAGCGCGGTGCCCTCTTCGACGATCAGCGCGTACGCCGAGACGTGGTCGACCCCGGCGGCCAGCACCGCGTCCAGCGAAGCCTGGAGATCTTCGGTCCGCTCCCCCGGCGTGCCGTAGATGACGTCGAGGTTGACGTGCTCGAACCCCGCGGCGCGGGCCTCTTCGGCGGCCGCGACCGGACGGCCCGCGGTGTGCACGCGGTCGAGGATCTTCAGCACGTGCTGTGCGGCCGACTGCATCCCGAGCGAGATCCGGTTGTACCCGGCGTCACGGATCCCCGCGAAGAACTCGGGCGAGGTGGACTCGGGATTGGACTCCGTCGTCACTTCGGCGTCCGGCGCGAGCCCGAAGGTGCCGCGAACGGCGTCGAGAACGCTTCGGAGCCCGTCGGCACCGAGCAGGGACGGGGTGCCGCCGCCGACGAAAACGGTGTCGACCGCGGGCGCCTTCCCCAGCACGCGCGCGGCCAGGTCGAACTCGCGCTTGAGGCCTTCGAGCCAGGACTGCGGCGACGAATCGCTGTCCAGCTCGCCGGCGGTGTAGGTGTTGAAGTCGCAGTAGCCGCAACGGGTCGCGCAGAAGGGGACGTGCACGTAGACACCGAACGGTCGCGTGCCGAGCCCTTCCAGCGCGCTCTCGGGGAGCGCGGACTCGACGGGCGTGGTGGTTTCGGGCAGCAACGCGGGCACACCCCAGTGTCCCCCACGCCGTGAAGGCCTCCTTCCCCGGGGAAAGAGGCCTTCACGGAACGCGTCATCTGTCGGCGATGCGGACCTTGACCGACGTGGAGTGGGTGCCGTCCTCGAAGCGCACCCAAACGAGGGTCTCCATGGTCAGCGAGTAGTCGTCGACCACGTGGTCGACCGATCAGTCGCCCTGCTCGTCCGTGCCGACGTCCCGGCTCATGGCGACCTCGACCAGCACCGTGTGGGACAGGCGTCCCCGGACGTTCGGCGAGCAGCCGACCGCCTCGAACCGGTACGAGTCACCCTTGTGCGGCACCGCCCCTTCCTCGGGTGAGATCAGCCTGCAACCCTGCTCCATCGCGGCGACCACCCATCGGCGCATGCGCAACTCCTCCGTCCTCTGTGGATCGGAGATCGAAGCTAGCGGCGCGGCCTCACTCACCCGAAGCGGTACTAGGCCAACCCGTTCGCGGCCAGCCATTCCGGCGACGGCGGGATCACCTCGATGATGTCGATCAGGAAGCCGTTCAGGTCCTCGATGTAGAAGTGCCGCTGGCCGAACTCCTCGTCCACGAGTTCGGTGACGATCTTGACCCCCTCCTCGCGCAGCCGCTCGTATTCGGCCGCCGCGTCGGCGACCATGAAGCCGACCATGGAGCCGGCCGCTTCCTGCGCCCGCCATGGCTCCGGCGTGGCCTTGTGACCACGCTTGGCGAAGCTCATCTCGTAGCCGGGGACGCCGACGTTGAGGCTGGAGAACCAGTCGAGCTCGATCGTCACCGTCAACTGCATGTGCCGCTTCCACCAGGCGGTGGTCTCGGCGATGTTGTCGACGAGCACACAGGCACCGAAACCGCTGAGTTGCATCTGGTGTTTCCTCCCAGTTTCAAACCACTTGATGCGTAGTACTATAGACATAGTGGTTTGACTGAGGCAAGGAGAATGTTCCGATGCGACAGAACCCGGAGCGCCGGACCGCGCTCACCGACGCCGCGATCACCGTCCTCGCCCGCGAAGGCGCACGCGGCCTCACCTACCGCGCCGTGGACGTCGAAGCGGACGTCCCACCGGGAACGACGTCCAACTACTTCCGCAACCGGGACCAATTGCTCGGCGAGGTGGGCGTCCGCGTGCACGAGCGGCTGTCGGCACCGGCGGACGTGATGGCGAACCCGCAGGCGGAGTCGCCCTCCCACAACCGGGTCGGCGTCCTGCTCGGCGAGCTCATGGGACGGCTGACCGCCCACCGCGAGCCCTATCTCGCCCTCCTCGAACTCCGGCTCGAAGCCACCCGCCGTCCGGATCTCTCGGCCGAGCTGACCAAGACCATCCGCGAGGGCATCGACATGAGCGTCGACTGGCACATCGCGGCGGGGATGCCGGGCGGGCGCCCCGAAGTCCTGCTGATGTACCTCGCGCTGACCGGGCTCACCGTCGAACGGCTGACCCTGCCGGAGGTGCTCGCGGACGTCACCGACGAAGAGGTCATCCGGATCATCGTGGACCGCGTTCTCCCGTCGTGAGGAACGCGCGTTCTGCGTCACAATGCCCGGCCGCGAACCCGGACTTGACCTTCAGCGCAAGCCTTCGACCAGCAAAAACAGCTGAATCCGGACGGTGTTCCCAGCATTCGGACCGGCCTGGACCACATAGTGGGCGCGTGGCACGCTGAATCAATGACCCGCGCCGGAATCACCCTCGTGGCACGCCGCCACGTGGATCTCCGTCGTGTGGCGAGCGCGCTCTGTGCGACGAACCGCTGACTCCCCGCCACCACCACGATCTGCCGGAGGACTCCCATGTCGTCGCCCACGCGCGAGACCCCTGCCCGTACGCCCCGGGTGAAACAGAAACGGGGCGAGGGACAGTGGGCACTGGGGTATCGCGAACCCCTGAACCCCAACGAGCGGTCCAAAAAGGACGACAACCCGCTCAACGTCCGTGCCCGGATCGAGAACATCTACGCCCGCGGCGGCTTCGATTCGATCGACCCCGGTGACCTCCGCGGCCGGTTCCGCTGGTTCGGTCTCTACACCCAGCGCAAGCCGGGGATCGACGGCGGACGCACCGCGACGCTGGAACCCGAAGAGCTCGACGACCGCTACTTCATGCTGCGGGTGCGGCTCGACGGCGGCGCGCTGACCACCGGCCAGCTCGCCGTGCTCGCCGAGATCTCGCAGACCCACGCGCGCGACACCGCCGACATCACCGACCGCCAGAACATCCAGTACCACTGGATCCAGATCGAGGACGTCCCGACGATCTGGGACAAGCTCGAAAAGGCCGGGATGACCACGCTGGAGGCGTGCGGCGACAGCCCGCGCGTCATCCTCGGCTCCCCCGTCGCGGGTATCGCCGCCGACGAGATCATCGACGGCACCCCCGCGATCGACGAGATCAAACGCCGCTACATCGGCGACCCGCGCTACTCGAACCTGCCGCGCAAGTTCAAGACCGCGGTCTCCGGGCAGCAGGACGTCGCGCACGAGATCAACGACGTCGCCTTCGTCGGCGTGAACCACCCCGAACACGGCCCCGGCTTCGACGTCTGGGTCGGTGGCGGGCTGTCCACCAACCCGATGATCGGGCAGCGGCTGGGCGCCTGGGTCTCCCTCGACGAGGTCCCCGACGTGTGGGAAGGCGTCATCAGTGTCTTCCGCGACTACGGCTATCGACGGCTCCGCGCCCGCGCCCGGATCAAGTTCCTGGTGAAGGACTGGGGTGCCGCGAAGTTCCGGCAGGTACTGGAAGACGAGTACCTCAAGCGCAAGCTGATCGACGGCCCGGCGCCTGAGGTGCCCGCCGGCCAGATCGACCACGTCGGCGTGCACCCGCAGATCGACGGGAAGTTCTACGTCGGTGCCGCGCCGGTCGCGGGCCGGGTCTCCGGGTCCACCCTGCTGGCGGTCGCCAAGGCCGCCGAGCGGGCCGGGTCGAACCGCGTCCGCCTGACCCCGCACCAGAAGCTCGTGGTCCTCGACGTCCCCGAGGCCGAGGTGAACGGGCTGAAGAGCGAGCTGTCCGAGCTCGGCCTGGAGACCGAACCTTCGCCGTGGCGCCGCGGGATCATGGCCTGCACCGGCCTGGAGTTCTGCAAACTCGCCATCGTCGAGACCAAGGCCCGCGCGATCGAACTGGTCACCGAACTGGAAAAGCGTCTCGCCGACATCCAGGCCGAGATCGAGAACCCGGTGACCGTGCACCTCAACGGCTGCCCTAACTCCTGCGCCCGCGTCCAGACCGCCGACATCGGGCTCAAGGGCCAGATCGTCACCGACGAGGACGGCAAGCAGGTCGAGGGCTTCCAGGTGCACCTCGGCGGCGGGCTCGGCCTGGACGCCGGGTTCGGCCGGAAACTGCGTGGGCACAAGGTGACCGCGTCCGAGCTGACCGCGTACGTCGAACGGGTCGTGCGGGCGTACATCGCCGGCCGCGAACCTGGCGAGCGGTTCGCCCAGTGGGTCCTGCGGGCCGACGAGAGCGTCTTGCAATGACCGAGCGCGCGACCCCGTACTACTGCCCTTTCTGTGGCGATGAAGACCTGCGGCCCGAAGAGGGCGGCTCGTGGCTGTGCTCGGGCTGCCGCCGGGTCTTCACCGTGAAGTTCCTCGGACTGTCCTTTCCGGAGGTGTCGCAAGGATGACCGCCACTGCCGACTACAAGACGCTCGCCGAACGGGCTTCGAAGGAGCTCGCGGAGGCGACCGCGACCGAAGCCCTGCGCTGGACCGCGGAGACCTTCGGCGACGACTTCATCGTCGCGTCGAACATGCAGGACGCCGTCCTCATCGATCTGGCCACCCAGGTCAAACCCGACGTCGACGTGCTGTTCCTGCAGACCGGCTACCACTTCCCGGAGACCATCGGCACCCGTGACGCGGTGCAGGCGGTGTATCCGGGCGTGCGGATCGTCAACGCCGAGGCCGCACAGAGCGTCGCCGAGCAGGACGCCGAGTACGGCCCGAAGCTGCACGAGCGCGACCCGAACCAGTGCTGCCACCTGCGCAAGGTCGTGCCGCTGCGGAACACGCTCGCGAAGTACTCGGCGTGGGTGACCGGCGTCCGCCGCGTCGACGCGCCGACCCGCGCGAACACCCCCATCGTCACCTGGGACGACCGTAACGGGCTGGTGAAGATCAACCCGATCGCGCCGTGGTCCGACGACGAGTTCAGGGACTACATCGGCGAGCACGGGATCCTCGAGAACCCGTTGGTGTCCATCGGTTATCTGTCGATCGGCTGTGCGCCGTGCACCGCGAAGGTCGCTCCGGGCCAGGACCCGCGCAGCGGCCGGTGGGCCGGGCAGGGCAAGACCGAGTGCGGTTTGCACGGGTGAGAAGGGACGACATGACCACGCTCGAACCAGTCGCCGCCGCGGCACAGGACAACCTGGCGGCCTTGGAATCCGAGGCCATCCACATCTTCCGCGAGGTGGCGGGCGAGTTCGACCGGCCGGTGATCCTGTTCTCCGGCGGCAAGGACTCGACACTGCTGCTCCACCTGGCGATCAAGGCTTTCTGGCCCGCTCCGGTGCCCTTCCCGTTGCTGCACGTGGACACCGGGCACAACTTCGACGAGGTCATCGACTTCCGCGATCGCGTCGTCGAGCAGCACGGGCTGCGACTGGTGGTGGCGAAGGTCCAGGACTGGATCGACGACGGC is from Amycolatopsis lurida and encodes:
- a CDS encoding putative leader peptide encodes the protein MTRAGITLVARRHVDLRRVASALCATNR
- a CDS encoding VOC family protein, giving the protein MQLSGFGACVLVDNIAETTAWWKRHMQLTVTIELDWFSSLNVGVPGYEMSFAKRGHKATPEPWRAQEAAGSMVGFMVADAAAEYERLREEGVKIVTELVDEEFGQRHFYIEDLNGFLIDIIEVIPPSPEWLAANGLA
- the hemW gene encoding radical SAM family heme chaperone HemW, encoding MPALLPETTTPVESALPESALEGLGTRPFGVYVHVPFCATRCGYCDFNTYTAGELDSDSSPQSWLEGLKREFDLAARVLGKAPAVDTVFVGGGTPSLLGADGLRSVLDAVRGTFGLAPDAEVTTESNPESTSPEFFAGIRDAGYNRISLGMQSAAQHVLKILDRVHTAGRPVAAAEEARAAGFEHVNLDVIYGTPGERTEDLQASLDAVLAAGVDHVSAYALIVEEGTALARRIRRGELPAPDDDVLATDYEMIDRVLASAGLRWYEVSNWATSEEARCRHNIGYWRGGDWWGAGPGAHSHVGGVRWWNVKHPARYAASLAAGESPAAGRELLTDEDRHLERVMLELRLSEGLPLDALDDDGRAEARAAAAEGLLDQSALDGQGRAVLTDRGRLLADGLVRRLT
- a CDS encoding TetR/AcrR family transcriptional regulator; the protein is MRQNPERRTALTDAAITVLAREGARGLTYRAVDVEADVPPGTTSNYFRNRDQLLGEVGVRVHERLSAPADVMANPQAESPSHNRVGVLLGELMGRLTAHREPYLALLELRLEATRRPDLSAELTKTIREGIDMSVDWHIAAGMPGGRPEVLLMYLALTGLTVERLTLPEVLADVTDEEVIRIIVDRVLPS
- a CDS encoding nitrite/sulfite reductase: MSSPTRETPARTPRVKQKRGEGQWALGYREPLNPNERSKKDDNPLNVRARIENIYARGGFDSIDPGDLRGRFRWFGLYTQRKPGIDGGRTATLEPEELDDRYFMLRVRLDGGALTTGQLAVLAEISQTHARDTADITDRQNIQYHWIQIEDVPTIWDKLEKAGMTTLEACGDSPRVILGSPVAGIAADEIIDGTPAIDEIKRRYIGDPRYSNLPRKFKTAVSGQQDVAHEINDVAFVGVNHPEHGPGFDVWVGGGLSTNPMIGQRLGAWVSLDEVPDVWEGVISVFRDYGYRRLRARARIKFLVKDWGAAKFRQVLEDEYLKRKLIDGPAPEVPAGQIDHVGVHPQIDGKFYVGAAPVAGRVSGSTLLAVAKAAERAGSNRVRLTPHQKLVVLDVPEAEVNGLKSELSELGLETEPSPWRRGIMACTGLEFCKLAIVETKARAIELVTELEKRLADIQAEIENPVTVHLNGCPNSCARVQTADIGLKGQIVTDEDGKQVEGFQVHLGGGLGLDAGFGRKLRGHKVTASELTAYVERVVRAYIAGREPGERFAQWVLRADESVLQ
- a CDS encoding phosphoadenylyl-sulfate reductase, with the protein product MTATADYKTLAERASKELAEATATEALRWTAETFGDDFIVASNMQDAVLIDLATQVKPDVDVLFLQTGYHFPETIGTRDAVQAVYPGVRIVNAEAAQSVAEQDAEYGPKLHERDPNQCCHLRKVVPLRNTLAKYSAWVTGVRRVDAPTRANTPIVTWDDRNGLVKINPIAPWSDDEFRDYIGEHGILENPLVSIGYLSIGCAPCTAKVAPGQDPRSGRWAGQGKTECGLHG
- a CDS encoding carbamoyltransferase family protein codes for the protein MYVLGISRVHDSAAALVRDGEIIAFAEEERFTRKKHDGDFPAEAIKFCLERGGITLADVDHVAYYWQRWREGIHAAKVFAKYFPATLEVFRNQNGDEGGSSAGMVETFKTGGGKGVDDYHVGGAVLAHIKRSFTLERDVKEAVGWTGPTKFKTHLVDHHKAHAASGYFISPWEESAVLTFDGIGSDGTATYLGHGKGNRIIDIRRIKFPHSLGAMYAGVTGYLGFYPTRDEGKIMGLAPLGNDTYVDAFKQLIHLDDDGGYELDLSFFGHHRTGKHVMSKKFTDLFGPARPKTRVTAENPVPQHYCDVAYALQVTLEEAGLHIARWLQRETGSRRLCVAGGVALNSVMNGRILLETPFEDFFAQPAAADDGCALGSALEVSVGEYGKPRPRDGYTYTGPDYSEAEMELALQDAGVRYTKVEDIAAHTAKKISEGKIIGWVQGRMECGPRALGNRSLVADPRDPDSKTRMNEKVKHREAFRPFAPSCLAERAGDWFVSDYPSPVMLLVFDVLPDKRDEVPAITHVDGTARVQTVTESDNPLYYRMISEFEKLTGVPMVVNTSFNDNNEPIVASPADAVACYLKTDVDALALGPFWAEKDDL